The proteins below come from a single Desulfurella sp. genomic window:
- a CDS encoding 2-hydroxyacyl-CoA dehydratase subunit D, with amino-acid sequence MENKIKSTDKMKKIMKKYYLTAKYAKYFGKKVAWITSGGPVEPLIAMGIIPVYPENHGAMIGASKIGAKLSEYAESLGYSSDICSYVKVDITSSITRQSPIGGLPKPDMLICCNNICGTVQKWYEIQSRKFNVPLFIYDTPFCHVDLDDSAKKYLKAQTKEYISFLESVTKKKLDYDKMQEVGKLSLKAMQKWQAVLDSAINKPSPMTAFDAFIHLALIVTLRGKKVVVDYYETLLKELNDRAKNKIGAVENEKYRLLWDNLPIWYKMRWLSNAFKKHDGALVADTYTQSWCGVVDYVDEERFLETMGEAYARVYLNIGTDKMADSVLKLIDKYSIDGVVLHSNRSCKPYSFGQYDIARIIQKKGIPTLFIEADMTDERKFAQAQVENRIDSFMEVLSQIKG; translated from the coding sequence ATGGAAAATAAAATCAAATCAACAGATAAAATGAAAAAAATTATGAAAAAATACTATTTAACAGCAAAGTATGCAAAATATTTTGGTAAAAAAGTCGCCTGGATAACAAGCGGAGGTCCGGTTGAGCCGCTTATTGCAATGGGCATTATACCGGTATATCCGGAAAACCATGGAGCAATGATTGGTGCTTCAAAAATCGGCGCAAAACTATCTGAATATGCAGAAAGCCTCGGTTATTCAAGTGATATATGCTCTTATGTTAAAGTTGATATTACATCTTCAATAACACGCCAAAGTCCTATTGGAGGTTTACCAAAACCTGATATGCTTATTTGTTGCAATAATATTTGCGGGACAGTTCAAAAATGGTATGAAATACAATCAAGAAAATTTAATGTTCCGCTTTTTATTTACGATACGCCATTTTGCCATGTTGATTTGGATGATTCTGCAAAAAAATACTTAAAAGCTCAAACTAAAGAGTATATCTCTTTTTTAGAAAGCGTTACAAAGAAAAAGCTTGATTATGACAAAATGCAGGAAGTTGGAAAATTATCGCTTAAGGCTATGCAAAAATGGCAAGCAGTTCTGGATAGTGCAATTAATAAACCAAGCCCTATGACTGCGTTTGATGCTTTTATACATCTGGCTCTTATTGTAACACTCAGGGGCAAAAAGGTTGTTGTTGACTACTATGAAACTTTGCTTAAAGAGTTAAATGATCGTGCAAAAAACAAAATTGGAGCGGTGGAAAACGAAAAATACAGGCTTTTATGGGATAATTTGCCTATATGGTATAAAATGAGGTGGCTTTCAAATGCTTTCAAAAAACATGATGGTGCACTGGTAGCAGACACATACACGCAAAGCTGGTGTGGTGTGGTTGATTATGTTGATGAAGAGCGTTTTTTGGAAACAATGGGGGAAGCCTACGCAAGAGTATATCTAAATATAGGTACAGACAAAATGGCAGATTCTGTCCTAAAGCTTATTGATAAATATTCTATAGATGGTGTGGTGTTGCACTCAAACCGCAGTTGCAAGCCTTATTCTTTTGGTCAATACGATATTGCGCGTATAATTCAAAAGAAAGGTATCCCTACACTTTTTATTGAAGCCGATATGACAGATGAGCGCAAATTTGCACAGGCTCAGGTGGAAAATCGTATTGATTCATTTATGGAAGTTTTGAGTCAAATAAAGGGTTAA
- a CDS encoding 2-hydroxyacyl-CoA dehydratase subunit D: protein MQELMKTIDSILENPYTYLENLSRSKPIMGYSCTYAPVELIYASGYHPARIIGLANNVSLSDVYLQSYACAVVRTLLEDSLLKKLDFLSAFLFLHTCDSMQRLSDIFRINLNFKQFDLILPVKFSSQTSKDYFLDILNDFKSKLEQDQNIKIGIDSLNKAIQTYNDLKANLLKLYNIKSNNPEALSYSDLSKIVRVSFIMDPVEFINISSQIINKIPQNQYQSSKRLLIIGSICNHSVLFETIENKNAHIVWDDLCTGTRFFDELTQIGDNPLQSIADRFIKRPICPTKHINPQYRLDYLKRKIDEYKINGVIFLFIKFCEPHAFDYPDQKNLLEKIGIPSIMVEIENHNIFDEQTRTRLETFIEMLGE from the coding sequence CTATTATGGGCTATAGCTGTACTTATGCTCCAGTTGAGCTTATTTATGCAAGCGGTTATCATCCTGCAAGAATAATAGGTTTAGCCAATAATGTCAGTCTTTCTGATGTGTATTTGCAATCGTATGCTTGTGCAGTTGTAAGGACGCTCCTTGAAGATAGCTTGTTAAAAAAACTCGATTTTTTAAGTGCTTTTTTGTTTTTACATACTTGCGATTCAATGCAGAGGCTATCTGATATATTTAGAATAAACCTTAATTTCAAGCAATTTGATCTGATATTGCCAGTAAAATTTAGTTCACAAACCTCAAAAGACTATTTTCTTGATATTTTGAATGATTTTAAATCAAAACTTGAGCAGGATCAAAATATAAAAATAGGTATAGATAGCCTCAATAAAGCCATACAAACTTACAATGATTTAAAAGCTAACTTACTGAAGCTATATAATATTAAGTCAAATAATCCTGAAGCTTTAAGCTATAGCGATTTATCAAAAATTGTAAGGGTTTCGTTTATTATGGATCCTGTGGAATTCATTAACATAAGCTCTCAAATCATAAATAAAATACCCCAAAATCAATACCAATCTTCAAAACGACTTCTGATTATAGGAAGCATATGTAATCATTCAGTTTTATTTGAAACCATAGAAAATAAAAATGCTCATATTGTTTGGGATGATTTATGTACAGGCACAAGATTTTTTGATGAATTAACACAGATTGGCGATAACCCTTTACAGTCAATAGCTGATAGATTCATCAAAAGACCTATTTGTCCTACCAAGCATATAAACCCGCAATATAGGCTTGATTATTTAAAAAGAAAAATTGATGAATACAAAATTAATGGTGTAATTTTTTTATTTATTAAATTTTGCGAACCGCATGCTTTTGATTATCCTGACCAGAAAAATTTACTTGAAAAAATTGGGATACCAAGCATAATGGTTGAAATTGAAAACCACAATATATTTGATGAACAAACCAGAACAAGGCTTGAAACTTTTATAGAGATGTTAGGTGAGTAA
- a CDS encoding acyl-CoA dehydratase activase codes for MFIGIDIGSTTAKIVLMDQNKNIIDKLIANVGYSSKQVATNIYKEILSRNNISESDIKNIVSCGYGRESIDFARKTASEIICHAKGVKFLIYDVSTVIDIGGQDSKVIILNESGNVVNFVMNDKCAAGTGRFLDVMAKALETDINEFGNLALKAAFPSKISSICTVFAESEVISLVAKGEDRNNIFAGLCQSIASRISSMYKRAGGKPKVILTGGVAKNIGLLKALEKILDTPIATHELSSFTGAIGACLIGMQN; via the coding sequence ATGTTTATAGGCATAGATATAGGTTCGACAACAGCAAAAATAGTACTTATGGATCAAAACAAAAACATAATTGATAAATTAATTGCAAATGTAGGCTACAGCTCAAAGCAGGTTGCAACAAATATATACAAAGAAATTCTGTCAAGGAACAACATAAGTGAATCCGATATCAAAAATATTGTTTCCTGCGGGTACGGTAGAGAAAGTATTGATTTTGCAAGAAAAACTGCTTCAGAAATCATATGTCATGCAAAAGGTGTTAAGTTTTTGATTTACGATGTAAGTACAGTCATAGATATTGGCGGTCAGGACAGCAAAGTTATAATTTTAAATGAAAGTGGAAATGTTGTAAATTTTGTTATGAATGACAAATGTGCAGCAGGCACTGGCAGGTTTTTAGATGTCATGGCAAAAGCTTTGGAAACAGATATAAATGAGTTTGGAAATCTTGCTTTAAAAGCTGCTTTTCCTTCAAAAATAAGCAGTATTTGCACGGTATTTGCAGAATCTGAAGTTATATCATTGGTAGCAAAAGGCGAAGATAGAAATAATATTTTCGCTGGCCTTTGCCAATCTATTGCAAGCCGTATATCAAGCATGTATAAAAGAGCTGGTGGCAAGCCAAAAGTTATATTAACAGGAGGCGTTGCTAAAAATATTGGACTTTTAAAGGCTTTAGAAAAGATTTTGGATACACCAATAGCCACACATGAGTTATCCAGTTTTACTGGAGCTATTGGGGCTTGTCTTATTGGAATGCAAAATTAA